In a genomic window of Urocitellus parryii isolate mUroPar1 chromosome 11, mUroPar1.hap1, whole genome shotgun sequence:
- the LOC113192600 gene encoding glutathione S-transferase Mu 1 isoform X1, with protein METPPSQGPGSPSGWRESGAGRGGPQTQPKPGSTPLCGRLRLKLEASLAELAHAIRLLLEYTDSSYEEKRYTMGDAPDYDRSQWLSDKFKLSLDFPNLPYLIDGPHRITQSNAILRYLARKHNLCGETEEEKTRVDILENQAMDSRMQLGRLCYNPDFEKLKPEFLEDLPEKMKLYSQFLGKHPWFAGDKITFVDFLVYDVLDVHRLFEPKCLDAFPNLKDFMSRFECLLHTSFGVRPSGHVWRPHPGTECSREQQAPDQELPVVPHRC; from the exons ATGGAGACTCCTCCCTCCCAGGGTCCAGGCTCGCCCTCGGGCTGGAGGGAatccggggcggggcggggcgggccacAGACCCAACCCAAACCAGGCTCCACCCCTCTGTGCGGGCGCCTCAGACtgaagttggaggccagtctggcaGAG CTGGCTCACGCCATCCGCCTGCTCCTGGAATACACAGACTCAAGCTATGAGGAGAAGAGATACACCATGGGGGACG CTCCCGACTATGACAGAAGCCAGTGGCTGAGTGACAAATTCAAGCTGAGCCTGGACTTTCCCAAT CTGCCCTACTTGATTGATGGGCCTCACAGGATCACCCAGAGCAACGCCATCCTGCGCTACCTTGCCCGCAAGCACAACCTGT GTGGGGAGACAGAAGAGGAGAAGACTCGTGTGGACATTTTGGAGAACCAGGCTATGGACTCTCGCATGCAGCTTGGCAGGCTTTGCTACAACCCTGACTTT GAAAAACTGAAACCTGAGTTCTTAGAAGATCTCCCTGAGAAGATGAAGCTTTACTCACAGTTCCTAGGGAAGCACCCATGGTTTGCAGGGGACAAG ATCACCTTTGTGGATTTCCTCGTTTATGATGTCCTTGATGTACACCGTCTGTTTGAACCCAAGTGCCTTGATGCATTCCCAAACCTGAAGGACTTCATGTCCCGCTTTGAG TGTCTCCTCCACACGAGCTTTGGTGTCAGGCCCAGTGGACATGTATGGAGGCCCCATCCTGGGACTGAGTGCAGCAGGGAACAGCAGGCACCTGACCAAGAGTTGCCAGTGGTGCCACATCGTTGCTGA
- the LOC113192601 gene encoding glutathione S-transferase Mu 2-like isoform X1, protein MHSTMPMTLGYWDIRGLAHPIRLLLEYTDSSYEEKRYTMGDGAAHSSDFREDAFWSYKTRHWEWIAGSSFLCDFAPDYDRSQWLSDKFKLSLDFPNLPYLIDGVQKITQSSAILRYIARKHNLCGETEEEKIRVDILENQALDTRMQLALVCYSPDFEKKKPEYLETLPEKMKVYSQFLGKHPWFAGDKITFVDFIAYDVLDVHRLFEPKCLDAFPNLKDFMSRFEGLKKISAYMKSSRFLPTPMYSKMAAWGNK, encoded by the exons ATGCACAGCACCATGCCTATGACACTGGGATACTGGGACATCCGCGGG CTGGCTCACCCCATCCGCCTGCTCCTGGAATACACAGACTCAAGCTATGAGGAGAAGAGATACACCATGGGGGACG GGGCTGCCCATTCTTCAGACTTCCGTGAGGATGCATTTTGGTCTTACAAGACAAGACACTGGGAGTGGATTGCTGGCTcctcttttctttgtgatttcg CTCCCGACTATGACAGAAGCCAGTGGCTGAGTGACAAATTCAAGCTGAGCCTGGACTTTCCCAAT CTGCCCTACTTAATCGATGGAGTTCAGAAGATCACCCAAAGCAGCGCCATCCTGCGCTACATTGCCCGCAAGCACAACCTGT GTGGGGAGACAGAAGAGGAGAAGATTCGTGTGGACATTTTGGAGAACCAGGCTTTGGACACTCGCATGCAGCTTGCCCTGGTCTGCTACAGCCCTGACTTT GAGAAAAAGAAGCCTGAGTACTTGGAGACCCTGCCTGAGAAGATGAAGGTCTACTCACAGTTCCTGGGGAAGCACCCATGGTTTGCAGGGGACAAG ATCACCTTTGTGGATTTCATCGCTTATGATGTCCTTGATGTACACCGTCTGTTTGAACCCAAATGCCTTGATGCATTCCCAAACCTGAAGGACTTCATGTCCCGCTTTGAG GGCCTGAAGAAGATCTCTGCCTACATGAAGTCCAGCCGCTTCCTCCCAACACCTATGTATTCCAAGATGGCTGCATGGGGCAACAAGTAG
- the LOC113192601 gene encoding glutathione S-transferase Mu 2-like isoform X2, whose translation MHSTMPMTLGYWDIRGLAHPIRLLLEYTDSSYEEKRYTMGDAPDYDRSQWLSDKFKLSLDFPNLPYLIDGVQKITQSSAILRYIARKHNLCGETEEEKIRVDILENQALDTRMQLALVCYSPDFEKKKPEYLETLPEKMKVYSQFLGKHPWFAGDKITFVDFIAYDVLDVHRLFEPKCLDAFPNLKDFMSRFEGLKKISAYMKSSRFLPTPMYSKMAAWGNK comes from the exons ATGCACAGCACCATGCCTATGACACTGGGATACTGGGACATCCGCGGG CTGGCTCACCCCATCCGCCTGCTCCTGGAATACACAGACTCAAGCTATGAGGAGAAGAGATACACCATGGGGGACG CTCCCGACTATGACAGAAGCCAGTGGCTGAGTGACAAATTCAAGCTGAGCCTGGACTTTCCCAAT CTGCCCTACTTAATCGATGGAGTTCAGAAGATCACCCAAAGCAGCGCCATCCTGCGCTACATTGCCCGCAAGCACAACCTGT GTGGGGAGACAGAAGAGGAGAAGATTCGTGTGGACATTTTGGAGAACCAGGCTTTGGACACTCGCATGCAGCTTGCCCTGGTCTGCTACAGCCCTGACTTT GAGAAAAAGAAGCCTGAGTACTTGGAGACCCTGCCTGAGAAGATGAAGGTCTACTCACAGTTCCTGGGGAAGCACCCATGGTTTGCAGGGGACAAG ATCACCTTTGTGGATTTCATCGCTTATGATGTCCTTGATGTACACCGTCTGTTTGAACCCAAATGCCTTGATGCATTCCCAAACCTGAAGGACTTCATGTCCCGCTTTGAG GGCCTGAAGAAGATCTCTGCCTACATGAAGTCCAGCCGCTTCCTCCCAACACCTATGTATTCCAAGATGGCTGCATGGGGCAACAAGTAG
- the LOC113192628 gene encoding glutathione S-transferase Mu 2-like, translating to MPMKLGYWDVRGLANPIRLLLEYTDSSYEEKRYTMGDAPNYDRSQWLDEKFKLGLDFPNLPYLIDGPHRITQSNAILRYLARKHNLYGETEEEMIHVDILENQAMDTRVQLAMICYSPDFEKKKPEFLETLPEKMKLFSQFLGKRPWFAGDKITYVDFITYDVLDQYLIFEPKCLEAFPNLKDFMSRFEGLKKISTYMKSSRFLRSPLYLKVAHWSNK from the exons CTTGCTAACCCCATCCGCCTGCTCCTGGAATACACAGACTCAAGCTATGAGGAGAAGAGATACACCATGGGGGATG CTCCCAACTACGACAGAAGCCAGTGGCTGGATGAGAAATTCAAGCTGGGCCTGGACTTTCCCAAT CTGCCCTACTTGATTGACGGGCCTCACAGGATCACCCAGAGCAACGCCATCCTGCGCTACCTTGCCCGCAAGCACAACCTGT ATGGGGAGACAGAAGAGGAGATGATTCATGTGGACATTCTGGAGAACCAGGCTATGGACACTCGTGTACAACTTGCCATGATCTGCTACAGCCCTGACTTT GAGAAAAAGAAGCCTGAGTTCTTGGAGACCCTGCCTGAGAAGATGAAGCTGTTCTCACAGTTCCTGGGGAAGCGGCCCTGGTTTGCAGGGGACAAG ATCACCTACGTGGATTTCATCACTTATGATGTCCTGGACCAGTACCTTATATTTGAACCCAAGTGCCTGGAGGCATTCCCAAACCTGAAGGACTTCATGTCCCGCTTTGAG GGACTGAAGAAGATATCTACCTACATGAAGTCCAGCCGATTCCTTCGCAGTCCTCTGTATTTAAAAGTGGCCCACTGGAGCAATAAGTAG
- the LOC113192600 gene encoding glutathione S-transferase Mu 2 isoform X4, with the protein MPMTLGYWDIRGLAHAIRLLLEYTDSSYEEKRYTMGDAPDYDRSQWLSDKFKLSLDFPNLPYLIDGPHRITQSNAILRYLARKHNLCGETEEEKTRVDILENQAMDSRMQLGRLCYNPDFEKLKPEFLEDLPEKMKLYSQFLGKHPWFAGDKITFVDFLVYDVLDVHRLFEPKCLDAFPNLKDFMSRFEGLRKISDYMKSSRFLSRPIFAKMALWNKK; encoded by the exons ATGCCTATGACACTAGGATACTGGGACATCCGCGGG CTGGCTCACGCCATCCGCCTGCTCCTGGAATACACAGACTCAAGCTATGAGGAGAAGAGATACACCATGGGGGACG CTCCCGACTATGACAGAAGCCAGTGGCTGAGTGACAAATTCAAGCTGAGCCTGGACTTTCCCAAT CTGCCCTACTTGATTGATGGGCCTCACAGGATCACCCAGAGCAACGCCATCCTGCGCTACCTTGCCCGCAAGCACAACCTGT GTGGGGAGACAGAAGAGGAGAAGACTCGTGTGGACATTTTGGAGAACCAGGCTATGGACTCTCGCATGCAGCTTGGCAGGCTTTGCTACAACCCTGACTTT GAAAAACTGAAACCTGAGTTCTTAGAAGATCTCCCTGAGAAGATGAAGCTTTACTCACAGTTCCTAGGGAAGCACCCATGGTTTGCAGGGGACAAG ATCACCTTTGTGGATTTCCTCGTTTATGATGTCCTTGATGTACACCGTCTGTTTGAACCCAAGTGCCTTGATGCATTCCCAAACCTGAAGGACTTCATGTCCCGCTTTGAG GGCCTGAGGAAGATCTCTGACTACATGAAGTCCAGCCGCTTCCTCTCCAGGCCTATTTTTGCAAAGATGGCcctttggaataaaaaatag
- the LOC113192600 gene encoding glutathione S-transferase Mu 1 isoform X3, with translation MPMTLGYWDIRGLAHAIRLLLEYTDSSYEEKRYTMGDAPDYDRSQWLSDKFKLSLDFPNLPYLIDGPHRITQSNAILRYLARKHNLCGETEEEKTRVDILENQAMDSRMQLGRLCYNPDFEKLKPEFLEDLPEKMKLYSQFLGKHPWFAGDKITFVDFLVYDVLDVHRLFEPKCLDAFPNLKDFMSRFECLLHTSFGVRPSGHVWRPHPGTECSREQQAPDQELPVVPHRC, from the exons ATGCCTATGACACTAGGATACTGGGACATCCGCGGG CTGGCTCACGCCATCCGCCTGCTCCTGGAATACACAGACTCAAGCTATGAGGAGAAGAGATACACCATGGGGGACG CTCCCGACTATGACAGAAGCCAGTGGCTGAGTGACAAATTCAAGCTGAGCCTGGACTTTCCCAAT CTGCCCTACTTGATTGATGGGCCTCACAGGATCACCCAGAGCAACGCCATCCTGCGCTACCTTGCCCGCAAGCACAACCTGT GTGGGGAGACAGAAGAGGAGAAGACTCGTGTGGACATTTTGGAGAACCAGGCTATGGACTCTCGCATGCAGCTTGGCAGGCTTTGCTACAACCCTGACTTT GAAAAACTGAAACCTGAGTTCTTAGAAGATCTCCCTGAGAAGATGAAGCTTTACTCACAGTTCCTAGGGAAGCACCCATGGTTTGCAGGGGACAAG ATCACCTTTGTGGATTTCCTCGTTTATGATGTCCTTGATGTACACCGTCTGTTTGAACCCAAGTGCCTTGATGCATTCCCAAACCTGAAGGACTTCATGTCCCGCTTTGAG TGTCTCCTCCACACGAGCTTTGGTGTCAGGCCCAGTGGACATGTATGGAGGCCCCATCCTGGGACTGAGTGCAGCAGGGAACAGCAGGCACCTGACCAAGAGTTGCCAGTGGTGCCACATCGTTGCTGA
- the LOC113192600 gene encoding glutathione S-transferase Mu 2 isoform X2 encodes METPPSQGPGSPSGWRESGAGRGGPQTQPKPGSTPLCGRLRLKLEASLAELAHAIRLLLEYTDSSYEEKRYTMGDAPDYDRSQWLSDKFKLSLDFPNLPYLIDGPHRITQSNAILRYLARKHNLCGETEEEKTRVDILENQAMDSRMQLGRLCYNPDFEKLKPEFLEDLPEKMKLYSQFLGKHPWFAGDKITFVDFLVYDVLDVHRLFEPKCLDAFPNLKDFMSRFEGLRKISDYMKSSRFLSRPIFAKMALWNKK; translated from the exons ATGGAGACTCCTCCCTCCCAGGGTCCAGGCTCGCCCTCGGGCTGGAGGGAatccggggcggggcggggcgggccacAGACCCAACCCAAACCAGGCTCCACCCCTCTGTGCGGGCGCCTCAGACtgaagttggaggccagtctggcaGAG CTGGCTCACGCCATCCGCCTGCTCCTGGAATACACAGACTCAAGCTATGAGGAGAAGAGATACACCATGGGGGACG CTCCCGACTATGACAGAAGCCAGTGGCTGAGTGACAAATTCAAGCTGAGCCTGGACTTTCCCAAT CTGCCCTACTTGATTGATGGGCCTCACAGGATCACCCAGAGCAACGCCATCCTGCGCTACCTTGCCCGCAAGCACAACCTGT GTGGGGAGACAGAAGAGGAGAAGACTCGTGTGGACATTTTGGAGAACCAGGCTATGGACTCTCGCATGCAGCTTGGCAGGCTTTGCTACAACCCTGACTTT GAAAAACTGAAACCTGAGTTCTTAGAAGATCTCCCTGAGAAGATGAAGCTTTACTCACAGTTCCTAGGGAAGCACCCATGGTTTGCAGGGGACAAG ATCACCTTTGTGGATTTCCTCGTTTATGATGTCCTTGATGTACACCGTCTGTTTGAACCCAAGTGCCTTGATGCATTCCCAAACCTGAAGGACTTCATGTCCCGCTTTGAG GGCCTGAGGAAGATCTCTGACTACATGAAGTCCAGCCGCTTCCTCTCCAGGCCTATTTTTGCAAAGATGGCcctttggaataaaaaatag